One Vibrio neonatus genomic window carries:
- the ffh gene encoding signal recognition particle protein: MFDNLSERLSKTLKNISGKGRLTEDNIKETLREVRMALLEADVALPVVREFIKRVKEGAVGVEVSKSLTPGQEFIKIVQSELEAVMGESNEGLNLAAQPPAVVLMAGLQGAGKTTSVGKLSKLLSERDKKKVLVVSVDVYRPAAIKQLETLAADVGVDFFPSSADQKPIDIANAAIDHAKKKFYDVLLVDTAGRLAVDEEMMAEIQQLHTAINPVETLFVVDAMTGQDAANTAKAFGDALPLTGVILTKVDGDARGGAALSVKQITGKPIKFLGVGEKTDALEAFHPDRIASRILGMGDVLSLIEDLQRNVDTEKAQKMAKKFKEKKGFDLEDFREQLGQMQNMGGMASMMGKLPGMSNLPDNVKDKVDDKMFKQMEAIISSMTMKERLRPELIKGSRKKRIAAGSGTQVQDVNRLLKQFTQMQKMMKKMQKGGMRGMMRNMQGMMGGMGGGGMGGMGGPFGR; this comes from the coding sequence ATGTTTGATAACTTAAGTGAACGTTTATCCAAGACGCTGAAGAACATCAGCGGTAAAGGTCGTCTGACCGAAGACAATATAAAAGAGACGCTACGTGAAGTGCGCATGGCACTTCTTGAGGCGGATGTAGCCCTTCCTGTTGTACGTGAATTTATTAAACGCGTGAAAGAGGGAGCTGTGGGTGTTGAGGTTTCTAAATCTCTCACTCCGGGTCAAGAATTCATTAAGATTGTTCAGTCTGAATTAGAAGCTGTGATGGGGGAGTCCAACGAAGGGCTTAACCTAGCAGCGCAACCGCCAGCGGTAGTATTGATGGCAGGTCTACAAGGTGCGGGTAAAACCACCAGTGTAGGTAAACTGTCTAAGCTTCTATCTGAACGTGATAAGAAAAAAGTATTGGTTGTTTCTGTCGATGTTTACCGCCCTGCGGCGATCAAACAGTTAGAAACATTGGCCGCTGATGTGGGTGTGGATTTCTTCCCATCTAGTGCTGACCAAAAGCCTATCGATATTGCTAATGCGGCGATTGACCACGCGAAGAAGAAATTCTACGACGTACTCTTGGTCGATACCGCCGGTCGTTTAGCGGTCGATGAAGAAATGATGGCTGAGATTCAGCAGCTGCATACTGCAATCAACCCTGTTGAAACCTTATTCGTGGTTGATGCCATGACAGGTCAAGATGCGGCGAACACAGCCAAAGCCTTTGGCGATGCTCTACCACTAACCGGTGTGATTCTAACTAAGGTTGATGGTGATGCACGTGGTGGTGCGGCGCTTTCTGTTAAACAGATTACCGGTAAGCCAATCAAGTTCTTGGGTGTGGGTGAAAAAACCGACGCACTAGAAGCTTTCCACCCAGATCGTATTGCTTCACGTATCTTAGGTATGGGCGACGTACTGTCTCTTATCGAAGATCTACAGCGCAACGTTGATACTGAAAAAGCTCAAAAAATGGCGAAGAAGTTCAAGGAGAAGAAAGGTTTCGACCTTGAAGATTTCCGTGAACAGCTTGGTCAAATGCAAAACATGGGCGGTATGGCGAGCATGATGGGCAAATTGCCTGGCATGAGTAACCTACCTGACAATGTAAAAGACAAAGTCGACGACAAAATGTTCAAGCAGATGGAAGCGATCATCAGCTCAATGACCATGAAAGAGCGTCTACGCCCAGAGCTTATTAAAGGCTCACGTAAAAAACGTATCGCGGCAGGTTCTGGTACTCAAGTACAAGACGTTAACCGCTTGCTTAAGCAATTCACCCAGATGCAGAAAATGATGAAAAAAATGCAGAAAGGTGGCATGCGCGGCATGATGCGCAACATGCAAGGCATGATGGGCGGCATGGGTGGCGGCGGTATGGGCGGAATGGGTGGACCATTTGGCCGATAA
- a CDS encoding cytochrome C assembly family protein has product MNFVVVILAVLLYLAATFLILPGLLRQSEINKKVVLSITSIALILHFSTLIETIFASSGQNMSILNVASLVSFIISCALTLAMFKIRLWFLLPIAFGFSCLSLIAAEFIPGTFITHFEHSPGLVIHIILALFAYATLMIAALYAMQLAWLDYKLKQKTCQALNPNLPPLMKVERQLFNIILIGNSLLTLTLISGPMFVDDFFSSGKTHKALLSFIAWLVFNTLLWGHYKLGWRGKKVSWFSIIGAFILTLAYFGSRFVREIILT; this is encoded by the coding sequence ATGAACTTTGTAGTTGTTATTTTAGCCGTGCTTTTATACTTAGCGGCAACCTTTCTTATCCTTCCCGGGCTGTTACGTCAGTCTGAGATAAATAAAAAAGTTGTTTTAAGCATAACCTCGATTGCTTTGATCCTACACTTTTCAACTCTCATCGAGACTATCTTTGCCTCATCAGGGCAAAATATGAGTATTCTCAATGTTGCTTCACTAGTTAGCTTTATTATTTCGTGTGCTTTAACCTTGGCAATGTTTAAGATCCGCTTGTGGTTCTTACTGCCTATTGCGTTTGGCTTTTCATGTTTAAGTCTTATCGCTGCTGAGTTTATCCCAGGTACGTTCATTACTCATTTTGAACACTCTCCGGGTTTAGTTATTCATATTATTCTGGCGCTATTTGCCTACGCTACACTCATGATTGCCGCGCTGTATGCTATGCAGTTGGCTTGGCTAGATTACAAATTAAAGCAAAAAACCTGTCAGGCATTAAATCCTAACCTACCTCCATTAATGAAGGTGGAGCGTCAGCTTTTCAATATCATTCTGATTGGTAATAGCCTACTTACCCTCACTTTGATCAGTGGCCCTATGTTTGTCGACGACTTCTTCAGTAGCGGCAAAACGCACAAAGCCCTGCTCTCTTTTATTGCTTGGCTAGTTTTTAATACTCTGCTTTGGGGGCATTATAAACTAGGTTGGCGCGGTAAAAAGGTTTCTTGGTTCTCAATTATTGGTGCTTTTATTCTAACACTGGCCTACTTTGGCAGTCGTTTCGTGCGCGAAATCATATTGACCTAA
- a CDS encoding HlyC/CorC family transporter has translation MDNISTELLFTLLACLIVISGYFSGSETGMMSLNRYRLKHLSNQGHKGAKRVEKLLDRPDRLIGLILIGNNLVNILASAIATIIGMRLYGDLGVAIATGVLTLVVLVFAEVTPKTLAAIYPERVSYASSLLLRVLMKVLAPLVILVNFITNGFLRLLGIKSLNNKADHLSSEELRTVVNEAGSLIPSRHQDMLVSILDLEHVTVDGIMVPRNEITGIDVNDDWKSIVRQLTHSPHARVVLYRDQIDEVVGMVRLREAYRLMLEKNEFNKQTLLKSADEIYFIPEGTPLNVQLIKFQRNNERIGLVVDEYGDIIGLVTLEDILEEIVGEFTTSMAPSLAEEITPQADGCYLIEGSANIRDINKGLQWSLPTDGPRTLNGLILEHLQDLPETNISIMIAEHNMEVIDFSENKIKMVKVHPIQ, from the coding sequence TTGGACAACATATCAACGGAGTTATTATTCACTCTCCTTGCATGTCTTATCGTTATCTCCGGCTATTTCTCAGGCTCAGAAACAGGAATGATGTCTCTTAACCGTTATCGATTAAAGCATCTCTCTAATCAAGGGCATAAAGGGGCAAAGCGCGTTGAGAAGCTACTTGACCGTCCAGATCGCCTTATTGGTCTTATCCTTATCGGAAACAACCTCGTCAACATTTTGGCGTCAGCCATCGCTACCATCATAGGTATGCGCTTATACGGCGATCTAGGTGTGGCTATTGCAACCGGTGTATTGACCTTAGTGGTACTGGTCTTTGCCGAAGTGACTCCTAAAACTCTTGCCGCTATCTATCCTGAGCGCGTCTCTTATGCCAGTAGCCTGCTGTTAAGAGTGCTGATGAAGGTACTTGCGCCACTGGTTATTCTGGTTAACTTTATTACCAATGGCTTTCTGCGTTTACTCGGCATCAAAAGCTTAAACAATAAAGCTGATCATCTTAGCTCAGAAGAATTAAGAACCGTGGTCAACGAAGCAGGAAGCCTTATCCCAAGTCGTCACCAAGATATGTTGGTGTCTATTTTAGATTTAGAGCATGTGACCGTAGACGGCATCATGGTGCCACGTAACGAAATCACAGGTATCGATGTCAATGACGACTGGAAATCCATCGTTCGCCAGTTAACCCACTCTCCGCATGCGCGTGTGGTGCTGTATCGTGACCAAATTGATGAAGTGGTAGGTATGGTTCGCTTACGTGAAGCCTATCGCTTAATGCTAGAGAAGAATGAATTTAATAAACAGACACTGCTAAAGTCTGCCGACGAAATTTACTTTATTCCAGAAGGTACACCACTGAATGTGCAGTTGATAAAATTTCAACGTAACAATGAACGCATCGGTTTAGTGGTGGATGAATATGGCGACATTATTGGCCTAGTCACGCTCGAAGATATTCTAGAAGAGATTGTGGGCGAGTTTACCACTTCTATGGCGCCGAGCTTAGCCGAAGAGATCACCCCGCAAGCGGATGGTTGCTATCTCATAGAGGGCAGTGCCAACATCAGGGACATCAACAAAGGTTTGCAGTGGAGCTTACCTACCGATGGTCCGCGAACGCTTAATGGTTTGATTTTAGAGCACCTGCAAGACCTTCCTGAAACCAACATCAGTATCATGATTGCAGAGCACAATATGGAAGTGATCGACTTTTCGGAAAACAAAATCAAAATGGTTAAAGTGCATCCGATACAGTAA
- the luxS gene encoding S-ribosylhomocysteine lyase yields MPLLDSFTVDHTKMNAPAVRVAKTMQTPSGDTITVFDLRFTQPNKDILSETGIHTLEHLYAGFMRNHLNGAAVEIIDISPMGCRTGFYMSLIGTPSESEVATAWIASMHDVLKVEGQNKIPELNEYQCGTAAMHSLEEAKAIASAILEAGVSVNKNDELALPEEMLQTLKV; encoded by the coding sequence ATGCCTTTACTAGATAGTTTTACCGTTGACCACACTAAAATGAATGCACCAGCTGTACGTGTGGCTAAAACAATGCAGACTCCAAGCGGTGATACGATTACTGTCTTCGATCTTCGTTTTACTCAGCCAAACAAAGACATTTTGTCTGAGACGGGTATCCATACTCTTGAACACCTTTACGCAGGCTTTATGCGTAACCACTTAAACGGTGCGGCTGTGGAGATCATTGATATTTCTCCAATGGGTTGCCGTACTGGTTTCTACATGAGCCTAATTGGTACACCATCAGAGTCAGAAGTGGCAACTGCTTGGATTGCATCTATGCACGATGTACTTAAAGTAGAAGGTCAAAACAAAATTCCTGAGCTGAACGAATACCAATGTGGTACAGCGGCAATGCACTCTCTAGAAGAAGCAAAAGCCATTGCTAGCGCTATCTTAGAAGCGGGTGTATCTGTGAATAAGAATGACGAATTAGCACTGCCAGAAGAGATGCTACAAACACTAAAAGTGTGA
- the gshA gene encoding glutamate--cysteine ligase has translation MTIFSQRLKQVTANKQVFKQYGRGVERETLRYNPDGQIAITPHPESLGSPLTHQWITTDFSESLMEFITPVSHDIPELLAQLQDIHHYAHSKLDGQQLWPLSMPCAVQNEDDIELAQYGTSNPGRMKTLYRQGLKHRYGSLMQIISGVHFNFSFPESFWDSLYGEQDQAARQASKSEAYFGLIRNYYRFGWLIPYFFGASPAICNTFVKGRETNLPFEELDDTLYLPHATSLRLSDLGYTNSEQSDLKISFNSVEEYLQGLNRAIRTPSEAFSKIGLEEDGHLKQLNSNVLQIENELYAPIRPKRVAKSGEKPSEALERGGVEYIEVRALDVNPFSSVGISERQIRFLDIFITWCALSESAPMDDCELTCWQRNWNSVITEGRRKGVYLTIGCDGEKLTLQQWVHSIFDQFEMIAKEMDAAHGTNDYQDVLTELREWIDEPELTLSGKMLEKVKQYGGNNQFGMQLGDSYQEQYRQHNYGAYSKEIMDQEVTDSLNKQHQIEAADAVDFEQYLKDYFAYLK, from the coding sequence TTGACTATTTTTTCTCAGCGCCTGAAGCAGGTAACTGCTAACAAGCAGGTATTTAAACAGTATGGACGTGGAGTGGAGCGAGAGACGCTACGCTATAACCCCGATGGGCAAATCGCAATTACTCCGCATCCAGAGAGTTTAGGGTCTCCCTTAACTCATCAATGGATCACGACAGATTTCTCAGAATCTTTGATGGAGTTTATCACTCCTGTCTCGCACGATATTCCAGAGCTGCTAGCTCAATTGCAGGATATTCATCACTACGCACACAGTAAACTAGACGGTCAGCAACTTTGGCCATTGTCTATGCCTTGTGCGGTACAAAATGAAGATGATATTGAGCTTGCCCAATACGGCACCTCTAATCCAGGACGAATGAAAACCTTGTACCGTCAAGGTCTAAAGCATCGTTATGGTAGCTTGATGCAAATCATCTCTGGCGTGCACTTTAATTTCTCTTTCCCAGAAAGCTTCTGGGATAGCTTATATGGCGAGCAAGACCAAGCCGCTCGCCAAGCATCGAAATCAGAGGCTTACTTTGGCCTGATTCGAAACTACTATCGTTTTGGTTGGTTAATCCCATACTTCTTCGGTGCGTCACCAGCCATTTGCAATACCTTTGTCAAAGGGCGTGAAACCAATCTTCCTTTTGAAGAGTTGGATGACACTTTATATCTTCCACATGCCACCTCTTTACGTTTAAGCGATTTGGGCTACACCAATAGCGAGCAAAGCGATCTAAAAATCAGCTTTAATAGCGTTGAAGAGTATCTGCAAGGTTTAAATAGAGCCATTCGCACACCATCAGAAGCGTTTTCTAAGATTGGTCTTGAAGAAGACGGGCACCTTAAACAGCTGAACAGCAATGTTCTGCAAATTGAAAACGAGCTGTACGCACCAATTCGACCTAAGCGTGTGGCGAAAAGCGGTGAAAAACCGTCTGAAGCGCTAGAGCGTGGCGGTGTTGAATATATCGAAGTTCGTGCACTGGATGTGAATCCATTTAGCTCTGTTGGTATCAGTGAGCGTCAAATACGTTTCTTAGATATCTTCATTACTTGGTGTGCACTGAGTGAGTCTGCGCCTATGGATGACTGTGAGTTGACCTGTTGGCAGCGTAACTGGAATTCTGTAATTACCGAAGGTCGTCGTAAGGGCGTGTATTTAACCATAGGTTGTGATGGTGAGAAGTTAACCTTGCAACAGTGGGTACACAGCATCTTTGATCAATTTGAAATGATCGCCAAAGAGATGGATGCAGCACATGGTACTAACGATTACCAAGATGTATTAACTGAACTGCGTGAATGGATTGATGAGCCAGAGCTGACACTATCGGGCAAAATGCTGGAAAAAGTGAAACAATATGGCGGTAACAATCAATTTGGTATGCAGTTAGGCGACAGCTATCAAGAGCAATATCGTCAACATAACTACGGTGCTTATTCGAAAGAGATCATGGATCAAGAAGTGACTGATTCACTCAATAAGCAACATCAAATCGAAGCTGCCGATGCGGTAGATTTTGAACAATACTTAAAAGATTACTTTGCGTATCTGAAATAA
- a CDS encoding M16 family metallopeptidase: MILPHFNLSLSKYKLVGALTAVALLSACSSQDKPAELKSSDLGIQLVEQVDATPGTASIAYAKYKLENGLTLILAPDHSDPLVHVDVTYHVGSAREEIGKSGFAHFFEHMMFQGSKHVADQEHFKLITQAGGSLNGTTNSDRTNYFETVPSNQLEKILWLESDRMGFLLEAVSQHKFEIQRSTVKNERAQNYENRPYGLMWEKMGEAMYPEGHPYSWQTIGYVEDLDKVDVNDLKAFFLRWYGPNNAVLTIGGDFDTQQVLQWVEKYFASIPKGPEVKAAPKQPAVLNEDRYITLEDRIQQPMLVIGWPTTYLGEQHNADLDVLATVLGSGRNSILYQKLVKTGKALDAGAFHRCEELSCNFYVYVMADSRKRADLTPLYDEVYDIIEGMQTSDIDPDVLQQVLGIAESSSIFALQSVHGKVAQLAANETFYQQPDRLQIELDRLHQVTPDSIYKAYQRFIHNKHKVTLSVVPKGKLQLAAKEATFVTPPRTLPEHQKITDSDLEYRFVHDDFDRSVMPQVQSAVTGTMPELYSFHLQNDIEVLGSKTSETPTVMMQIRMPAGNRYAPRGKEGLASLTASMVAEGSTLLSSEALQAELDKLGSSASLSAGQYATTLTVSSLSKNFTATMALVEKAFFQPLFSKEDFARVKRQMLEGVVYEHQTPSWLASQATREVLYGNSIYARSSSGTMPSVKSLTLQDVKNFHNKFYTPKGTQILVVGDISESQVKKELRSLQQWQGEVIPMLRHHKLTKPAPQKLYVVDKPGAPQSVVRLVRRGLPFDATGESYLAQLANFNLGGNFNSRINQNLREDKGYTYGASSYVTGNRELGAFVVSAQVRADVTAPAIEEIIKEMDKASKEGFTDKEIEFMRLAVGQQDALKYETPEQKAYLLSSILTYNLDHDYLATRNSIVADVSKQTLNEVASKWFKPADYQIIVVGDAKQLMPQLKTLNFPIQTLEIEP; the protein is encoded by the coding sequence ATGATTTTACCTCATTTCAATTTGTCATTGTCGAAGTATAAGTTAGTAGGAGCGCTCACTGCTGTAGCGCTACTTTCTGCCTGTAGCTCTCAAGATAAACCTGCAGAATTGAAATCGAGCGATTTAGGCATTCAATTGGTGGAGCAAGTTGATGCGACTCCGGGCACAGCCTCAATTGCCTACGCAAAATATAAGCTAGAAAACGGTTTAACCTTAATTTTAGCCCCTGATCATTCCGACCCTTTAGTGCACGTTGATGTGACTTATCATGTGGGCTCTGCAAGAGAAGAAATCGGTAAATCGGGTTTTGCGCATTTCTTTGAACATATGATGTTCCAAGGCTCTAAGCATGTTGCTGATCAAGAGCATTTTAAACTGATTACTCAAGCTGGTGGCTCGCTAAATGGGACAACCAATAGCGATCGCACCAACTACTTTGAAACCGTACCGTCCAATCAATTAGAAAAAATTCTGTGGTTAGAATCTGATCGTATGGGATTCTTGCTAGAGGCCGTCTCTCAACATAAATTTGAAATACAACGCTCCACAGTGAAAAACGAGCGTGCACAAAATTATGAAAACCGCCCTTATGGTTTAATGTGGGAGAAAATGGGTGAGGCCATGTATCCAGAAGGCCACCCATATTCATGGCAAACAATTGGTTATGTTGAAGATCTCGACAAAGTTGATGTGAACGATCTCAAAGCCTTTTTCTTGCGTTGGTATGGCCCGAATAACGCGGTACTGACCATAGGCGGGGATTTCGATACTCAGCAAGTGCTGCAATGGGTAGAAAAATACTTTGCTTCTATTCCAAAAGGGCCAGAAGTGAAAGCTGCGCCAAAACAGCCGGCGGTACTTAACGAAGATCGTTATATCACCCTAGAAGATCGCATACAGCAACCTATGCTCGTGATTGGCTGGCCTACCACTTATCTTGGCGAGCAACATAATGCGGATCTTGATGTATTAGCCACGGTATTAGGCAGTGGTAGAAACAGTATTCTGTATCAAAAATTAGTCAAGACAGGCAAAGCTTTAGATGCTGGTGCTTTCCATCGCTGTGAAGAACTGTCGTGTAATTTTTATGTGTACGTTATGGCTGATTCACGCAAGCGCGCCGACCTGACCCCTTTGTATGATGAAGTGTATGACATCATTGAAGGTATGCAGACTTCGGATATCGACCCTGATGTATTACAACAAGTGTTAGGCATCGCCGAGTCGAGCTCCATTTTTGCTTTGCAAAGTGTGCACGGCAAAGTGGCGCAACTGGCTGCAAACGAAACCTTCTATCAGCAGCCAGATCGTTTGCAAATCGAGTTAGATCGTTTGCACCAAGTCACGCCGGATTCTATCTATAAAGCTTATCAAAGGTTTATTCATAATAAGCACAAAGTGACCTTATCTGTTGTGCCGAAAGGTAAACTGCAATTGGCGGCGAAAGAGGCAACGTTTGTTACGCCACCAAGAACATTACCTGAGCATCAAAAAATTACCGACAGTGATTTAGAGTATCGTTTTGTGCATGACGATTTTGATCGCTCGGTGATGCCGCAAGTTCAATCAGCGGTTACAGGCACCATGCCAGAGCTTTATTCATTCCATCTGCAAAATGATATCGAAGTGCTGGGCAGTAAAACCTCAGAAACGCCAACGGTGATGATGCAGATCAGAATGCCAGCGGGTAATCGTTATGCGCCGCGAGGTAAAGAAGGGTTAGCCAGTTTGACCGCTTCTATGGTGGCAGAGGGAAGCACTTTATTAAGCAGTGAGGCGCTTCAAGCTGAGCTGGATAAATTGGGCAGTTCGGCATCATTGAGTGCTGGTCAATATGCGACAACCTTGACCGTTTCAAGTTTAAGTAAGAACTTTACCGCGACTATGGCACTGGTAGAAAAAGCCTTTTTCCAACCTTTATTTAGTAAAGAAGACTTTGCTCGCGTAAAACGTCAGATGCTAGAAGGTGTGGTGTATGAACATCAAACCCCAAGCTGGTTGGCTTCTCAGGCGACCAGAGAAGTGCTGTATGGCAATAGCATTTATGCTCGTTCTTCATCCGGTACTATGCCGTCGGTGAAAAGCCTGACTTTGCAAGATGTGAAGAATTTCCATAATAAGTTCTATACGCCTAAAGGGACGCAAATCTTAGTGGTTGGCGATATCTCTGAGTCACAAGTGAAGAAAGAGCTTCGCAGCTTACAACAGTGGCAGGGGGAAGTGATTCCTATGCTACGTCATCACAAGTTGACCAAACCAGCGCCACAAAAACTGTATGTGGTTGATAAGCCGGGCGCACCGCAATCTGTTGTGCGCTTAGTACGACGTGGACTGCCTTTTGATGCCACCGGCGAGAGCTATTTGGCGCAATTAGCCAACTTTAATTTAGGTGGCAACTTTAACAGTCGCATCAATCAAAACTTGCGTGAAGATAAAGGCTACACCTATGGTGCAAGCAGTTATGTCACTGGTAATAGAGAGTTAGGTGCCTTTGTGGTCAGCGCTCAAGTGAGAGCGGACGTTACCGCTCCTGCTATTGAGGAGATCATTAAAGAGATGGACAAGGCCTCAAAAGAGGGCTTTACTGATAAAGAAATTGAGTTCATGCGTTTAGCCGTGGGGCAACAAGATGCTCTTAAGTATGAAACCCCTGAGCAAAAAGCCTATTTATTAAGCTCAATACTGACTTACAATTTGGATCATGACTATTTAGCCACTCGCAATAGCATAGTTGCAGATGTTTCTAAACAAACACTTAACGAGGTTGCGAGTAAGTGGTTTAAGCCTGCTGACTATCAAATTATTGTGGTTGGCGATGCTAAACAGTTAATGCCTCAGCTTAAGACGCTAAATTTCCCGATTCAAACACTTGAAATTGAGCCTTAA
- a CDS encoding YqaA family protein, which translates to MDAIFAQLDTLLAGSTLTLLFITGFLSATLLPGGSEAALLGALSQHQHPVSDIIIVATLGNTLGGLTNYWIGLWIPNRTQGAKHGHKAIAWLHKYGYWTLLFSWAPIIGDTLCLTAGWLRMRFLPCLLLITFGKLVRYVTLVWLFTSLSNL; encoded by the coding sequence GTGGATGCCATATTTGCTCAATTAGATACCTTGCTTGCAGGCTCTACTCTCACTTTATTATTTATTACCGGATTTTTAAGTGCCACGCTTTTACCTGGAGGCTCTGAAGCTGCGTTGCTTGGCGCACTCAGTCAGCATCAACACCCAGTCTCAGACATTATAATTGTGGCGACTTTAGGCAATACCTTGGGAGGATTAACCAACTATTGGATTGGTTTGTGGATCCCGAATCGAACTCAAGGAGCAAAGCATGGTCATAAGGCTATAGCTTGGTTACATAAATATGGATATTGGACGTTATTATTTAGCTGGGCACCAATTATTGGTGATACATTATGTTTAACAGCTGGATGGCTTCGGATGCGCTTTTTACCCTGTCTGCTGCTGATCACTTTTGGAAAACTGGTTCGTTATGTAACGCTAGTTTGGTTATTTACTAGTTTAAGTAATCTATAA
- a CDS encoding sodium ion-translocating decarboxylase subunit beta encodes MDGLIILWQETGIANFEFGQICMILVGCGLLFLAIRKGFEPLLLLPIGFGAVLANIPNTGFTEPGGLLYYVYEVGISTGIFPLLIFMGVGAMTDFGALIANPKTLWLGAAAQFGIFATLFGAILLNYVPGMEFSLADASSIAIIGGADGPTAIFLASRLSPELLGAIAVSAYSYMALVPIIQPPIMKALTTPEERKIKMGQLRHVGKAEKVCFPLGVLLMAILFLPSASPLVGMFCLGNLMREAGVVDRLSKTAQNELINIVTIFLGLGVGSKLQADKFLNVETLGILGLGAVAFSIGTAGGVLMAKLLNKVSKEDINPLIGAAGVSAVPMAARVVNKVGLDANPQNFLLMHAMGPNVAGVLGSAVAAGILLALVG; translated from the coding sequence ATGGATGGTTTAATTATTCTCTGGCAAGAGACGGGCATCGCTAACTTTGAATTTGGCCAAATCTGTATGATCTTGGTCGGTTGTGGTCTGCTATTTCTTGCCATTCGTAAGGGATTTGAGCCCCTATTATTACTGCCAATTGGTTTTGGTGCAGTATTGGCAAACATTCCAAATACCGGCTTTACCGAGCCGGGTGGTCTGCTGTATTACGTCTATGAAGTGGGGATCTCGACGGGGATCTTCCCATTACTTATCTTCATGGGCGTAGGCGCAATGACCGATTTTGGTGCCTTGATCGCTAACCCTAAAACACTTTGGTTAGGCGCGGCGGCTCAGTTTGGTATTTTTGCGACTTTGTTTGGCGCAATCTTACTTAACTATGTACCGGGCATGGAATTTAGTTTGGCAGACGCATCATCTATCGCCATCATCGGTGGTGCGGATGGGCCAACCGCCATCTTCTTAGCCAGTCGGTTATCACCCGAACTGCTAGGCGCAATTGCGGTTTCAGCGTATAGCTATATGGCGTTGGTACCGATTATCCAGCCACCAATCATGAAAGCCTTGACCACCCCAGAAGAGCGTAAGATCAAGATGGGTCAATTACGTCATGTTGGTAAAGCAGAGAAAGTCTGTTTTCCTCTGGGCGTATTGCTAATGGCCATACTCTTTTTACCATCAGCCTCTCCGTTAGTGGGAATGTTCTGTTTAGGTAACTTAATGCGTGAAGCCGGTGTGGTGGATCGTCTTAGCAAAACCGCTCAGAACGAGTTGATCAACATTGTAACTATCTTCTTAGGTTTAGGCGTAGGCTCTAAACTGCAAGCGGATAAATTCTTAAATGTTGAAACACTAGGTATTCTTGGCTTAGGCGCAGTAGCCTTTAGTATTGGTACAGCAGGTGGCGTTCTAATGGCGAAACTGCTGAATAAGGTATCTAAAGAAGACATTAACCCATTAATTGGCGCAGCAGGCGTTTCCGCCGTCCCAATGGCCGCACGAGTGGTGAATAAGGTAGGTCTAGATGCCAACCCACAAAACTTCTTGTTAATGCACGCAATGGGGCCAAACGTAGCGGGTGTACTTGGCTCTGCCGTTGCTGCGGGTATTTTGCTGGCGCTAGTGGGTTAA